The following proteins come from a genomic window of Dreissena polymorpha isolate Duluth1 chromosome 1, UMN_Dpol_1.0, whole genome shotgun sequence:
- the LOC127877376 gene encoding 5-aminolevulinate synthase, erythroid-specific, mitochondrial-like isoform X1, with product MMFHISKSAMKALRCPFLTRVNVNQITQNARSLLNNHVGSCPIMTRIMTSSQLAFLTEGAQPEASKCPFIKNEIAAATEGMPVDTTIWEKSLEIEPKDTQVIAGDKVPLLKNNEPLKEFMKAFPALEGIVDATKGPLKGLTPEGPVATESRKGIKMETIDNRKLFNYERFFNGEIDKKKKNHTYRVFKKVLRKGTRFPFAEEYTGEPRDISVWCSNDYLGMSWHPKVTDAVRNALMEHGAGAGGTRNISGNSPLHEALEQELASLHEKDAALIFTSCFVANDSTLFTLGKAIPGVHIFSDEGNHASMIHGIRTSGAPKHIFRHNDPEHLEELLQKVDPSVPKIVAFETVHSMDGAVCPLRELCDVSHKYGALTFVDEVHAVGLYGKNGGGVGERDGCMDKMDIITGTLGKAFGNIGGYIAASASTVDMIRSYAAGFIFTTSLPPTTLAGAVASIRVLRSDEGRQLRFRHQERVRYLRERLVEAGIPALHCPSHIIPVHVGDAALATKLSNELMTEHNVYIQAINYPTVALGKERLRIAPTPHHTTEMMDDLVEKLVKVWRNNGLDLHKNVCPKSCEFCRKPLEFERFFSRDPVCQRSNCTYTSLQSTLLTATA from the exons ATGATGTTTCACATTTCTAA ATCAGCAATGAAGGCCTTACGTTGCCCATTTCTCACACGTGTGAACGTGAACCAGATTACCCAGAATGCCCGCAGCCTGCTGAATAACCATGTGGGGAGCTGCCCTATCATGACCCGCATTATGACCTCCAGCCAGCTGGCCTTCCTGACAGAAG GTGCCCAGCCAGAGGCTAGCAAGTGCCCTTTCATCAAGAATGAGATCGCAGCTGCAACTGAAGGCATGCCCGTAGATACCACGATCTGGG AGAAGTCTCTAGAAATTGAGCCAAAAGATACCCAGGTCATTGCTGGGGACAAGGTGCCCCTGTTGAAGAATAATGAACCCCTTAAGGAGTTCATGAAGGCTTTCCCTGCTCTGGAAGGGATTGTAGATGCCACCAAGGGGCCATTGAAGGGGCTCACACCAGAGGGGCCAGTAGCTACTGAGTCCAGAAAGGGGATCAAGATGGAGACCATTG ACAACAGGAAGCTGTTTAACTATGAGAGATTCTTCAACGGGGAGATTGACAAAAAAAAGAAGAACCACACGTACCGTGTGTTCAAGAAGGTTCTACGCAAGGGAACACGGTTCCCGTTCGCGGAGGAATACACGGGGGAGCCGCGCGACATCAGCGTCTGGTGCAGCAATGACTACCTGGGAATGAGCTGGCACCCCAAGGTCACAGACGCTGTGAG AAATGCGCTGATGGAGCATGGAGCCGGTGCGGGTGGCACCAGAAACATCTCCGGAAATTCTCCCTTGCACGAGGCCCTGGAACAAGAACTTGCCTCTCTGCATGAGAAAGACGCAGCCCTCATTTTCACGTCTTGTTTCGTGGCGAACGACTCCACGCTGTTCACCCTCGGAAAGGCTATTCCAG GGGTGCACATTTTCTCGGACGAGGGCAACCACGCCTCAATGATTCATGGGATCCGGACAAGTGGTGCCCCGAAGCACATTTTCCGGCACAATGACCCGGAGCATCTTGAAGAACTGCTGCAGAAGGTTGACCCCAGTGTGCCGAAGATCGTGGCTTTTGAGACTGTGCATTCCATGGACG GTGCTGTATGCCCTCTACGAGAGCTGTGTGATGTCTCACACAAGTATGGCGCCCTCACCTTTGTAGACGAGGTGCATGCCGTCGGCTTGTATGGCAAGAATGGTGGTGGGGTCGGAGAGCGGGATGGCTGCATGGACAAGATGGACATCATCACAGGAACCCTGG GGAAGGCATTCGGCAATATCGGTGGCTACATTGCTGCTTCTGCAAGCACGGTGGACATGATACGAAGTTATGCTGCTGGTTTCATCTTCACGACATCCTTGCCTCCCACTACCCTGGCTGGGGCTGTGGCTTCTATAAGG GTTCTAAGAAGTGACGAGGGCCGCCAGCTGCGATTCCGCCACCAGGAGAGAGTGCGATACCTGCGTGAGAGACTGGTTGAGGCCGGTATACCGGCCCTCCACTGTCCCAGCCACATCATCCCTGTTCAT GTGGGAGACGCGGCTCTAGCCACAAAATTGAGCAATGAGCTGATGACTGAGCACAACGTTTACATCCAAGCCATCAACTACCCCACAGTTGCGCTGGGCAAGGAACGTCTCAGGATCGCACCCACACCCCACCACACCACTGAAATGATGGATGATCTCGTGGAGAAACTTGTCAAAGTGTGGCGAAACAACGGCCTTGACCTGCACAAGAATGTCTGCCCCAAATCATGCGAGTTTTGCCGGAAACCGCTGGAGTTTGAGAGGTTCTTTTCTCGGGATCCTGTCTGTCAACGGTCCAACTGCACGTACACCTCTCTGCAGAGCACGCTTCTGACCGCTACCGCTTAA
- the LOC127877376 gene encoding 5-aminolevulinate synthase, erythroid-specific, mitochondrial-like isoform X2, which translates to MNRTVSAMKALRCPFLTRVNVNQITQNARSLLNNHVGSCPIMTRIMTSSQLAFLTEGAQPEASKCPFIKNEIAAATEGMPVDTTIWEKSLEIEPKDTQVIAGDKVPLLKNNEPLKEFMKAFPALEGIVDATKGPLKGLTPEGPVATESRKGIKMETIDNRKLFNYERFFNGEIDKKKKNHTYRVFKKVLRKGTRFPFAEEYTGEPRDISVWCSNDYLGMSWHPKVTDAVRNALMEHGAGAGGTRNISGNSPLHEALEQELASLHEKDAALIFTSCFVANDSTLFTLGKAIPGVHIFSDEGNHASMIHGIRTSGAPKHIFRHNDPEHLEELLQKVDPSVPKIVAFETVHSMDGAVCPLRELCDVSHKYGALTFVDEVHAVGLYGKNGGGVGERDGCMDKMDIITGTLGKAFGNIGGYIAASASTVDMIRSYAAGFIFTTSLPPTTLAGAVASIRVLRSDEGRQLRFRHQERVRYLRERLVEAGIPALHCPSHIIPVHVGDAALATKLSNELMTEHNVYIQAINYPTVALGKERLRIAPTPHHTTEMMDDLVEKLVKVWRNNGLDLHKNVCPKSCEFCRKPLEFERFFSRDPVCQRSNCTYTSLQSTLLTATA; encoded by the exons ATCAGCAATGAAGGCCTTACGTTGCCCATTTCTCACACGTGTGAACGTGAACCAGATTACCCAGAATGCCCGCAGCCTGCTGAATAACCATGTGGGGAGCTGCCCTATCATGACCCGCATTATGACCTCCAGCCAGCTGGCCTTCCTGACAGAAG GTGCCCAGCCAGAGGCTAGCAAGTGCCCTTTCATCAAGAATGAGATCGCAGCTGCAACTGAAGGCATGCCCGTAGATACCACGATCTGGG AGAAGTCTCTAGAAATTGAGCCAAAAGATACCCAGGTCATTGCTGGGGACAAGGTGCCCCTGTTGAAGAATAATGAACCCCTTAAGGAGTTCATGAAGGCTTTCCCTGCTCTGGAAGGGATTGTAGATGCCACCAAGGGGCCATTGAAGGGGCTCACACCAGAGGGGCCAGTAGCTACTGAGTCCAGAAAGGGGATCAAGATGGAGACCATTG ACAACAGGAAGCTGTTTAACTATGAGAGATTCTTCAACGGGGAGATTGACAAAAAAAAGAAGAACCACACGTACCGTGTGTTCAAGAAGGTTCTACGCAAGGGAACACGGTTCCCGTTCGCGGAGGAATACACGGGGGAGCCGCGCGACATCAGCGTCTGGTGCAGCAATGACTACCTGGGAATGAGCTGGCACCCCAAGGTCACAGACGCTGTGAG AAATGCGCTGATGGAGCATGGAGCCGGTGCGGGTGGCACCAGAAACATCTCCGGAAATTCTCCCTTGCACGAGGCCCTGGAACAAGAACTTGCCTCTCTGCATGAGAAAGACGCAGCCCTCATTTTCACGTCTTGTTTCGTGGCGAACGACTCCACGCTGTTCACCCTCGGAAAGGCTATTCCAG GGGTGCACATTTTCTCGGACGAGGGCAACCACGCCTCAATGATTCATGGGATCCGGACAAGTGGTGCCCCGAAGCACATTTTCCGGCACAATGACCCGGAGCATCTTGAAGAACTGCTGCAGAAGGTTGACCCCAGTGTGCCGAAGATCGTGGCTTTTGAGACTGTGCATTCCATGGACG GTGCTGTATGCCCTCTACGAGAGCTGTGTGATGTCTCACACAAGTATGGCGCCCTCACCTTTGTAGACGAGGTGCATGCCGTCGGCTTGTATGGCAAGAATGGTGGTGGGGTCGGAGAGCGGGATGGCTGCATGGACAAGATGGACATCATCACAGGAACCCTGG GGAAGGCATTCGGCAATATCGGTGGCTACATTGCTGCTTCTGCAAGCACGGTGGACATGATACGAAGTTATGCTGCTGGTTTCATCTTCACGACATCCTTGCCTCCCACTACCCTGGCTGGGGCTGTGGCTTCTATAAGG GTTCTAAGAAGTGACGAGGGCCGCCAGCTGCGATTCCGCCACCAGGAGAGAGTGCGATACCTGCGTGAGAGACTGGTTGAGGCCGGTATACCGGCCCTCCACTGTCCCAGCCACATCATCCCTGTTCAT GTGGGAGACGCGGCTCTAGCCACAAAATTGAGCAATGAGCTGATGACTGAGCACAACGTTTACATCCAAGCCATCAACTACCCCACAGTTGCGCTGGGCAAGGAACGTCTCAGGATCGCACCCACACCCCACCACACCACTGAAATGATGGATGATCTCGTGGAGAAACTTGTCAAAGTGTGGCGAAACAACGGCCTTGACCTGCACAAGAATGTCTGCCCCAAATCATGCGAGTTTTGCCGGAAACCGCTGGAGTTTGAGAGGTTCTTTTCTCGGGATCCTGTCTGTCAACGGTCCAACTGCACGTACACCTCTCTGCAGAGCACGCTTCTGACCGCTACCGCTTAA
- the LOC127877376 gene encoding 5-aminolevulinate synthase, erythroid-specific, mitochondrial-like isoform X3, translated as MKALRCPFLTRVNVNQITQNARSLLNNHVGSCPIMTRIMTSSQLAFLTEGAQPEASKCPFIKNEIAAATEGMPVDTTIWEKSLEIEPKDTQVIAGDKVPLLKNNEPLKEFMKAFPALEGIVDATKGPLKGLTPEGPVATESRKGIKMETIDNRKLFNYERFFNGEIDKKKKNHTYRVFKKVLRKGTRFPFAEEYTGEPRDISVWCSNDYLGMSWHPKVTDAVRNALMEHGAGAGGTRNISGNSPLHEALEQELASLHEKDAALIFTSCFVANDSTLFTLGKAIPGVHIFSDEGNHASMIHGIRTSGAPKHIFRHNDPEHLEELLQKVDPSVPKIVAFETVHSMDGAVCPLRELCDVSHKYGALTFVDEVHAVGLYGKNGGGVGERDGCMDKMDIITGTLGKAFGNIGGYIAASASTVDMIRSYAAGFIFTTSLPPTTLAGAVASIRVLRSDEGRQLRFRHQERVRYLRERLVEAGIPALHCPSHIIPVHVGDAALATKLSNELMTEHNVYIQAINYPTVALGKERLRIAPTPHHTTEMMDDLVEKLVKVWRNNGLDLHKNVCPKSCEFCRKPLEFERFFSRDPVCQRSNCTYTSLQSTLLTATA; from the exons ATGAAGGCCTTACGTTGCCCATTTCTCACACGTGTGAACGTGAACCAGATTACCCAGAATGCCCGCAGCCTGCTGAATAACCATGTGGGGAGCTGCCCTATCATGACCCGCATTATGACCTCCAGCCAGCTGGCCTTCCTGACAGAAG GTGCCCAGCCAGAGGCTAGCAAGTGCCCTTTCATCAAGAATGAGATCGCAGCTGCAACTGAAGGCATGCCCGTAGATACCACGATCTGGG AGAAGTCTCTAGAAATTGAGCCAAAAGATACCCAGGTCATTGCTGGGGACAAGGTGCCCCTGTTGAAGAATAATGAACCCCTTAAGGAGTTCATGAAGGCTTTCCCTGCTCTGGAAGGGATTGTAGATGCCACCAAGGGGCCATTGAAGGGGCTCACACCAGAGGGGCCAGTAGCTACTGAGTCCAGAAAGGGGATCAAGATGGAGACCATTG ACAACAGGAAGCTGTTTAACTATGAGAGATTCTTCAACGGGGAGATTGACAAAAAAAAGAAGAACCACACGTACCGTGTGTTCAAGAAGGTTCTACGCAAGGGAACACGGTTCCCGTTCGCGGAGGAATACACGGGGGAGCCGCGCGACATCAGCGTCTGGTGCAGCAATGACTACCTGGGAATGAGCTGGCACCCCAAGGTCACAGACGCTGTGAG AAATGCGCTGATGGAGCATGGAGCCGGTGCGGGTGGCACCAGAAACATCTCCGGAAATTCTCCCTTGCACGAGGCCCTGGAACAAGAACTTGCCTCTCTGCATGAGAAAGACGCAGCCCTCATTTTCACGTCTTGTTTCGTGGCGAACGACTCCACGCTGTTCACCCTCGGAAAGGCTATTCCAG GGGTGCACATTTTCTCGGACGAGGGCAACCACGCCTCAATGATTCATGGGATCCGGACAAGTGGTGCCCCGAAGCACATTTTCCGGCACAATGACCCGGAGCATCTTGAAGAACTGCTGCAGAAGGTTGACCCCAGTGTGCCGAAGATCGTGGCTTTTGAGACTGTGCATTCCATGGACG GTGCTGTATGCCCTCTACGAGAGCTGTGTGATGTCTCACACAAGTATGGCGCCCTCACCTTTGTAGACGAGGTGCATGCCGTCGGCTTGTATGGCAAGAATGGTGGTGGGGTCGGAGAGCGGGATGGCTGCATGGACAAGATGGACATCATCACAGGAACCCTGG GGAAGGCATTCGGCAATATCGGTGGCTACATTGCTGCTTCTGCAAGCACGGTGGACATGATACGAAGTTATGCTGCTGGTTTCATCTTCACGACATCCTTGCCTCCCACTACCCTGGCTGGGGCTGTGGCTTCTATAAGG GTTCTAAGAAGTGACGAGGGCCGCCAGCTGCGATTCCGCCACCAGGAGAGAGTGCGATACCTGCGTGAGAGACTGGTTGAGGCCGGTATACCGGCCCTCCACTGTCCCAGCCACATCATCCCTGTTCAT GTGGGAGACGCGGCTCTAGCCACAAAATTGAGCAATGAGCTGATGACTGAGCACAACGTTTACATCCAAGCCATCAACTACCCCACAGTTGCGCTGGGCAAGGAACGTCTCAGGATCGCACCCACACCCCACCACACCACTGAAATGATGGATGATCTCGTGGAGAAACTTGTCAAAGTGTGGCGAAACAACGGCCTTGACCTGCACAAGAATGTCTGCCCCAAATCATGCGAGTTTTGCCGGAAACCGCTGGAGTTTGAGAGGTTCTTTTCTCGGGATCCTGTCTGTCAACGGTCCAACTGCACGTACACCTCTCTGCAGAGCACGCTTCTGACCGCTACCGCTTAA